ATATGAAGCGGTCTGTGTAAATTTATCGAACGTATCACAATAACTTAACTGGTGTAAAACGTAGGTTGTTGATAATTCGTATAtctgaaggcaaaaaaaaacaacacttcacTGACATTCGCTGAACTTACAGCTAACAAACGGGATTGAACAGGCGTGCATCTGAAATCAGACATTATCCTGCCGAACGTGTTTTACCGGTTTGACCAAGAAGAGTTAGCTCAGGCCATaatgatttcaaataaatattttatcgTTGCAACCCTGTTCGCTAGCTggcttaacccccccccccccccccccccccgtgaacaagaatattaaaaattaaactgtcCGAGCAGATGTAttttgagaataaaaaaaattcaatctAACTAGCCACATCAAGAGCCAAGACTAAACATATCGGATATACTGTAGTAtaaggttgagttctgttagtagaatgaggggacataaatggaaatgagcaaaaagGTAAATCCCGTACAGACACTATGAATATTTTTTCACGCAGTTGTCAATAGCCTGGTGTGGAATAGCCTGTCatgtcacgtagtagaggcaaactggacttttaaagcCATGAGCCTTATACGATGTTAGATACTAGAGTATGTAGGTAATCAGAACACTACTTTAGTCAGggaaatggcgagcattgttgggctgaatagCCTGCTTTCGTCCTTATGTTGTGTTATAATGGTATTCAGGTTCTGAACCCTCTTAACTGTGCCTGTATTGACATTACAACAGCCGCCACTTGGGGTCGCCGAAATAGTCAGCTACTCACATAGATCAGTGTCTCCTGTTTACTCTGCTACAGGGCTGATAAGTTGTCCTGACCACGAGTGGGATGTCGTCAAAGACAAAGGAATACAGCTTTTCAGAACAATTTAAGTGGCTCTGAAAAGAGCCTTTGGTTTGGGGTTAGTCTAACGGTTTACTTGGCTTTAGCTGCTCTCTCCGTCTTTTTGGGCAGTAACACGGCCTGAATGTTGGGCAACACTCCGCCCTGAGCGATGGTGACACCGCCCATAAGCTTGTTCAGCTCCTCATCGTTGCGCACGGCAAGCTGCAGGTGACGGGGGATGATACGAGTCTTCTTGTTGTCCCGGGCAGCGTTTCCAGCCAACTCCAGAATTTCGGCTGTCAGATATTCCAGCACAGCAGCCATGTACACTGGCGCTCCAGCACCTATGCGCTTAGCGTAGTGTCCTTTGCGAAGCAGCCGATGAACACGACCTACAGGGAACTGCAGCCCAGCCCTAGAAGACCGTGACTTGGACTTTGCCTTTGATTTCGCACCCTTGCCTCTTCCACTCATGATGTACGCAGTTTGTTGAGTGATGAATtagtgttattattactatttttctaACCACGGACAGTTGGAGTCTGACAACCTCGTTGTCTTTAATATAAAACTATGCCATATTTCATTGGTTGCAGCCTCTATTGCGTTTCATCCAATCAAGATAAAGAAGTTTGGCGCCCAAACAGTGGACCAAAAGCAGTGTTGTTTCGCAACAGGAAACGATCTGTAATATTGACTCGCGCGATTTAAAAATGGCACTCACAATTTCCCAAataaactctttttttaaagggaaccCAGCCTGTTAAGACTTGTAGGCTTTAATATGGTGTAAATTGCCACAATTATATAGTCAACTAAAATCTTTCatatgatatttatattttaaaaatgtaaacaatctTTCAGTTCGTCATTACCTTcgcaatgcactctgggtagtGAAGTCAAATGGTTACGCGGCTCTCGCTCTCCTGGTCCGTTGCTCTTGACGTTTTCAGTGAGCggcattgaaaatgtcttctgttcagcctTTTCGATTCGAGCCAGAGCTTGACATTATTCAGcaggaagcaagaatgcaccGAGAACAGCCCTCATCCAGTAAATCAAAACGATGAAGATCGGGACCCAGAGGAGACGAGAGTAGTGAataagagatggtgtctgtggaGCAACTACTGCTGGCCTATGCCAACAGAGACTGATTAATTGTTTCTTGTAAAGACCTCCGCTTTATAGCAGTAGTGATATTCTACCAGAAACGTAAATTTCCACTTCTAAAaatcttgggggaaaaaataaggaGTGAGAGTCTGTGAttattgcagttatttctgtggggaacacTGAAaggtgccaaactctcagtgttGTACAGGTATGAGGCAAGCCCTGCAAGGtctaacttggctggatggcatacctgccatcccaatgattttcttgccatttttgtgCAGGTAAGGCAAGCTAAGTTGAAAATACCTGCATTGCTCCTTCACTGGATCCTGAGAaagcaatatgcttttttcttttcccgaAAATGAAGAgagggttttatttctggagcccatGGGCATTGCAATATTACAATTACAGTTAGTATATGCAGAGCAAATTGTTGCAGAATGTTATGGATCGGTAAATAGGCCCACCGTTAGCTAGAGACAATTAAATTGAAAAGAGTTCAAACTCAGAAATGCAGAATCAAAGACTTTCTTTATTGGGGTGTAAAGTCCGGCGTTTGAGACTCCTATAGAATcaaatgttagtgtacagtgcCTCAATGTTAGaaaattattacacattgaataatcttcaggtttaactatacaatggtaaagcctagtttatgttgcttttgtTCTGTCTAGTGGTGGCTAAAAAGAGAGAATTtgacaaatgaaaacaagatctgaatgtatattttataagcttgctttaattgataaattaaattccaagtaaccacaaaaaccagcagaccctgttgGGAACCAGAATCAGAGTTGAGAACCCCTGAAACA
This region of Anguilla rostrata isolate EN2019 chromosome 8, ASM1855537v3, whole genome shotgun sequence genomic DNA includes:
- the LOC135261959 gene encoding late histone H2A.2.2, with product MSGRGKGAKSKAKSKSRSSRAGLQFPVGRVHRLLRKGHYAKRIGAGAPVYMAAVLEYLTAEILELAGNAARDNKKTRIIPRHLQLAVRNDEELNKLMGGVTIAQGGVLPNIQAVLLPKKTERAAKAK